In Alkalimarinus alittae, the DNA window CCAAGGCCTGCCAACTACTGCTTGACTGCAAGGGTCGCGTTGTCGTGACAGGTATGGGCAAGTCAGGCCATATTGGTAAAAAAATAGCCGCAACACTTGCCAGCACCGGCACCCCTTCATTCTTTGTACACCCTGGAGAAGCAAGCCATGGTGACCTAGGCATGATTACAGCCAATGATGTAGTCATTGCCATATCAAACTCGGGTAGCACCGCTGAAGTGGTCACCATACTCCCATTAATTAAGCGAATGGAAGCGCCGCTCATTAGTATGACAGGGTCTAAAACCTCAACCCTTGCTCAAGAAGCAGACGCAAACTTAGACGTCAGCGTAGCACTAGAAGCCTGCCCCCTAGGCCTTGCGCCGACCTCCAGCACCACCGCAACCTTGGTAATGGGCGATGCCCTTGCCATTGCACTACTTGAAGCTAGAGGATTTAGTGCTGAAGACTTTGCATTTTCCCATCCCGGTGGAAGCTTAGGCCGACGATTACTCCTTAAAGTGTCTGACATTATGCATGCTGGTGAGAGAATTCCGTCGGTCAAACATAACGTATTACTCAGTGATGCACTGTTAGAAATATCAGAAAAAGGGCTCGGCATGACCGCCATAGTTGATGACAACAATAAGCTTTGCGGCTTATTTACCGATGGCGACCTTCGTCGCTCTCTCGATAAAAATATCGATATTCTTAAGACCCGTATCGATGACGTTATGACACCTAACTGCCGCACTATTTCAGCAGATATTCTCGCAGCAGAAGCGCTTGCTATCATGGAAGACGGAAAAATCAACGGACTTATCGTAGTCGATAAGTCGCAGCAGGTAGTCGGCGCACTTAATATGCACGACTTACTTAAAGCCGGTGTAATTTGATCACCGGCAACTAATTTTTTAGGGTAGTCGTCTACCCTGCTATCAATAACAGGTTGATCGTAAATAACGTGAACAACGAAAAAATAAAAAAGTACGCTATTTTAATCGTTTCGATTTTCGCCACTATTCTAATTATCTGGCAAAATAGCGACAACGAAACACCTCCATCGGCCAATATCATCGCAGACGATGAGGCTGACTTTTTTATCGTTAAAGGTCAATATACGTCATTTGATGAAGACGGAAATCTATCGTCAACAATGAAGAGTGACGAGGCCAAACACTACCCAAAGCAAAATAATGCCATTCTCACAAAGCCCAATCTACTCGTTTATCGAGAAGATAGCCCTCCTTGGCGACTAACTGCTGACATGGGCCAATACGACATGAATGATGAGAATTTAACACTCAACCAAAATGTGGTTATCATCAGAAATGAAACACTAGAGACCCCATGGACACTTAAAACCGAATCGCTGACACTTCTCAATAAGTCACGCTTTATTACTACCAAGCAACCCGTTACTATTAGCGACAAGACTAGCATTCTGGAAGGCGTGGGCATGAATGCTTGGATTGATGAAAAAAAGGTCGAACTCACATCTAACGTACGAGGCTACTATGCCCCAAAATAATCGATATAATTCTCAAAAAAACACTCAAAAAAAATTAAGTCACCCTCTACTAACCTGTCTAATGGCCTCCATACTTGCAGTTTTATCTACACCAGTATTGGCTTTTACAGCAGAAAGTAATGAACCCATCAAAATTCAGTCCGACCATGCCGAGCTAGACGAGCTAAAAGGCCGCTCGATCTATACCGGTGAAGTTGTCGTCACCCAAGGAACTACCCTCTTAACCTCTGATAAAGTCATCGTTTATACCAACAAAGAGGGGCTGATCAAACTAGAAGCATTTGGCTCGCCCGCTAAGTTCACACACCAACAAGAAGGCGAACCTCAACCAACCCATGCATACGGTAAAAAAATTACCTACACCCGCGCTAGCGAGACATTAACACTTGTAGATGACGCTAAGTTAGAGCAAGACAAAAACACCTTTCGCGGGGCTGTCATCGAATACAATACGGTTAGCCGTGTCGTTACTGCAGAAGGTGGAGAAGAGAAATCCCAGCGAGTTGAGATAATAGTTCACCCTGTTAAAAACGATACCGGCGACAAGACAGAATGAAGACATTAAACGCAGACAACCTGGCTAAGAGCTATAAAAAAAGATCAGTCGTTAAAGATGTTTCACTCTCCATTCAAAGCGGAGAAATTGTAGGCCTATTAGGCCCAAACGGAGCAGGCAAGACGACTTGCTTTTATATGATTGTCGGTTTAGTTGAAGCAGACAAAGGTAAAATATCAATAGATGGAGAGGACCTGACCAACCTTCCCATGCATGGCAGAGCCCGAAAAGGCATCGGCTACCTACCTCAAGAAGCATCCGTCTTTAGAAAGCTAAGTGTAAAAGATAACCTAATGGCGATACTTGAGACGCGAAAAGATCTGTCAAAAGCAGAGCGCATAGAAAAAATGGAAACACTTCTGCAAGAGTTTCATATTACCCACATCAAAGATAGCTTAGGCATGAGTTTGTCAGGGGGTGAGCGACGTAGGGTAGAAATCGCACGAGCACTCGCTACGGAGCCTCACTTTATACTG includes these proteins:
- the lptB gene encoding LPS export ABC transporter ATP-binding protein, with the translated sequence MKTLNADNLAKSYKKRSVVKDVSLSIQSGEIVGLLGPNGAGKTTCFYMIVGLVEADKGKISIDGEDLTNLPMHGRARKGIGYLPQEASVFRKLSVKDNLMAILETRKDLSKAERIEKMETLLQEFHITHIKDSLGMSLSGGERRRVEIARALATEPHFILLDEPFAGVDPISVSDIKQIVTHLKEKGIGVLITDHNVRETLDICEKAYIVSDGHIIASGTAEDVLSNQQVKDVYLGDEFKL
- a CDS encoding KpsF/GutQ family sugar-phosphate isomerase: MVDSANFIESAKRAIEIERDAITELIGRIDASFAKACQLLLDCKGRVVVTGMGKSGHIGKKIAATLASTGTPSFFVHPGEASHGDLGMITANDVVIAISNSGSTAEVVTILPLIKRMEAPLISMTGSKTSTLAQEADANLDVSVALEACPLGLAPTSSTTATLVMGDALAIALLEARGFSAEDFAFSHPGGSLGRRLLLKVSDIMHAGERIPSVKHNVLLSDALLEISEKGLGMTAIVDDNNKLCGLFTDGDLRRSLDKNIDILKTRIDDVMTPNCRTISADILAAEALAIMEDGKINGLIVVDKSQQVVGALNMHDLLKAGVI
- the lptC gene encoding LPS export ABC transporter periplasmic protein LptC, whose protein sequence is MNNEKIKKYAILIVSIFATILIIWQNSDNETPPSANIIADDEADFFIVKGQYTSFDEDGNLSSTMKSDEAKHYPKQNNAILTKPNLLVYREDSPPWRLTADMGQYDMNDENLTLNQNVVIIRNETLETPWTLKTESLTLLNKSRFITTKQPVTISDKTSILEGVGMNAWIDEKKVELTSNVRGYYAPK
- the lptA gene encoding lipopolysaccharide transport periplasmic protein LptA is translated as MPQNNRYNSQKNTQKKLSHPLLTCLMASILAVLSTPVLAFTAESNEPIKIQSDHAELDELKGRSIYTGEVVVTQGTTLLTSDKVIVYTNKEGLIKLEAFGSPAKFTHQQEGEPQPTHAYGKKITYTRASETLTLVDDAKLEQDKNTFRGAVIEYNTVSRVVTAEGGEEKSQRVEIIVHPVKNDTGDKTE